In Pygocentrus nattereri isolate fPygNat1 chromosome 3, fPygNat1.pri, whole genome shotgun sequence, the DNA window CAGTGATCTCTCTGTGTTCCAGCGATGTTGTCTTCTGTCTCTTTGTGTGCAGGTCTTCTGCACCATAAAGGGTCAAAGGTCAGTTTCTCTCCACGGTTTGGTCAAGGCTCGATTATCGGACTTCACCTGGACACTTGGCACGGAACTCTAACCTTCTACAAGAACCGCCGGTGGATTGGTGAGAgttaacacacaaaaacaccctGTGTCCAAAAGCACCAAGGCACTCAGGTGCAACCACTGCTGATAGGTGTTCTTGTGCACTCAGCTTGcgtagaaaagcactgaccaatgaatgagatgctctggagcagctacacatgaccctaaggtcaccatgtccagtgCCATGCGTGGGCCAAAGGggtacaaagccccccagcactgggctgtggagcagtggatctGTGTTCTGGATGGAACTCCAGTGATggtgtgatggagctccatccagtagctttgggatgagctggagtgtccagaactgaccatccagcatcagtacctgacctcacaaattctcaatcagatcctcacagcaatgttccaacatctagagcctttccagaagagtagaggctgttcctgcagcacagactcacaATTAAAACCTTCCTTTCAGAAGAAACTATGGAGGAGCAGCATCTCAATGACTGGGATGTaatcagagtcattcagagggtttggtgtgaagtggttcagatgtctttacagtggtggtgatgggaaccaggcgtcaccatgactacaacacagatatagacacttaatttaccatccagaaccaccagagaacctacacgagtcttctgagcttatatggaatgttgatgatggaaaacagtggaaaatctggaataatgagttttctttggggactattttgccgcacagcgccctgcatgtctccctccaccatgaatggagttgatgttctctaaactctcataaaacagcgcctcagtcatcaggcagtgaattcagaaccagttcatgtaggaactttctgtaggagcttttagagggacgactggttcccatcaccaccactgtgaggagcttttagagggggacgtctggttcctatcaccaccactgggaataGTTCTGAGTTTCTCTTAAATAAAGCGTTTCATaccaaaccgctctgtttaTATCTTAAGTGAATAGTTATGtaggacatttttaaaaatgggtagaattcccttttaagacAAAAGGAAGACCCAGTTTTTGCACTCTGCCTATTAGTCTGCATTAAGTATAAGAAATCAAGCAAATCTGAGCCGGTCAGTGGTGAACTGTGTCTGAAATCTGGTATTAGGTGGATTTTCCCTGATGTAAGATGTAACCTCTTCCAGGTGTGGCTGCCACAGGTCTGCGGAACAAGTCCTTCTACCCGATGGTGTGCTCCACTGCAGCTAAGAGCAGTATGAAGGTGATCAGCTCAGTTGCCGCCCCCACCTCCCTGCAGTACCTGTGCTGCATTCACCTGCGCGACTACTTGCCGGACGTGCCGGacgctctctctgctctgcccTTACCGCCAGGGCTAAAGCTACAGCTCAGCCAGCAGCTCGGCTGGGTGCTCAGGCTCAGGAGGCCTGAGGCGTCCACGCATACCTGTGCTGAAGATTCCCAGCCAGGCCATGCCCCCTGTCAGAGCCCTTACCTGGACTCCACCTCCTTAAAACCTGCACATACATACCTGATCTCTCATCCTGACTCCGCCCACacacctggacacacacaccCGAGCTCTCATCCTGACTCCGCCTCCTTCACACCTGCAGATACATACCTTTCCCCTCATCCTGACTCCGCGTCCTTCACACCTGCCGATACACACCTGAGCTCTCATCCTGACCCCGCCTCTTTTCTTGATGCTACAGCAACTCCTGACTCAGCCCATTGCACACCTGCAGACATTTGCCTCACCTTTCGCCCTGACTCCGCATCCTACTTTGATGATGATAATGCTGCATATCCTGACTCTGCCTATTGCACACCTGCCCACACATACCTGTCCTCTCATCCTGACTCCGCCTCCTGCAAATATGTTGATCCTGACTTGTTCTCAGACCTTGGCTCCTGTTCTGACTCCGCCTCCTGCTCTGACCCTGCGTCCTGCCCTTGCTGTGATGCTCCTCTTTCTCTTGCGACCTGCGGCCATGACGACTGCCTCTCTAGTGCCTCCTGCTGCTCAGGCCCCGCCTTCCGCCCCACCTCCCCTCTTCCTGATCAGTCCTGCTGCCCTTCCTCTCCTGACCCCGCCCAGTCTAGGCCAGGCGCCACCTCTGGGAGTGACTCCGACAGCTGCACTTCGGAAACCTGCCAGAGGAAACGCTGCCGCTggacatgacacacacacacacacacac includes these proteins:
- the spsb3b gene encoding SPRY domain-containing SOCS box protein 3 isoform X2; this translates as MSRESPSGWSVWDGNRETEAIPAVTTLDPEERGVQSDYEEYQPVTECVPAETPLVVPVTGESFCQCPTQTDLSSQTQLDTYALECTCGEDESGCVWVWHEECKSPAVLLSCSNRKVSFHPDYSCGTAAVRGSAELRHGQHFWEIKMTSPVYGTDMMVGIGTPEVNLDQFRHSFCSMLGADAHSWGLSYTGLLHHKGSKVSFSPRFGQGSIIGLHLDTWHGTLTFYKNRRWIGVAATGLRNKSFYPMVCSTAAKSSMKVISSVAAPTSLQYLCCIHLRDYLPDVPDALSALPLPPGLKLQLSQQLGWVLRLRRPEASTHTCAEDSQPGHAPCQSPYLDSTSLKPAHTYLISHPDSAHTPGHTHPSSHPDSASFTPADTYLSPHPDSASFTPADTHLSSHPDPASFLDATATPDSAHCTPADICLTFRPDSASYFDDDNAAYPDSAYCTPAHTYLSSHPDSASCKYVDPDLFSDLGSCSDSASCSDPASCPCCDAPLSLATCGHDDCLSSASCCSGPAFRPTSPLPDQSCCPSSPDPAQSRPGATSGSDSDSCTSETCQRKRCRWT
- the spsb3b gene encoding SPRY domain-containing SOCS box protein 3 isoform X1, which gives rise to MSRESPSGWSVWDGNRETEAIPAVTTLDPEERGVQVGQSDYEEYQPVTECVPAETPLVVPVTGESFCQCPTQTDLSSQTQLDTYALECTCGEDESGCVWVWHEECKSPAVLLSCSNRKVSFHPDYSCGTAAVRGSAELRHGQHFWEIKMTSPVYGTDMMVGIGTPEVNLDQFRHSFCSMLGADAHSWGLSYTGLLHHKGSKVSFSPRFGQGSIIGLHLDTWHGTLTFYKNRRWIGVAATGLRNKSFYPMVCSTAAKSSMKVISSVAAPTSLQYLCCIHLRDYLPDVPDALSALPLPPGLKLQLSQQLGWVLRLRRPEASTHTCAEDSQPGHAPCQSPYLDSTSLKPAHTYLISHPDSAHTPGHTHPSSHPDSASFTPADTYLSPHPDSASFTPADTHLSSHPDPASFLDATATPDSAHCTPADICLTFRPDSASYFDDDNAAYPDSAYCTPAHTYLSSHPDSASCKYVDPDLFSDLGSCSDSASCSDPASCPCCDAPLSLATCGHDDCLSSASCCSGPAFRPTSPLPDQSCCPSSPDPAQSRPGATSGSDSDSCTSETCQRKRCRWT